From a single Pseudorasbora parva isolate DD20220531a chromosome 17, ASM2467924v1, whole genome shotgun sequence genomic region:
- the zgc:171579 gene encoding G-protein coupled receptor 4 yields the protein MKSHFNVSGLTSLSVPSAVGNACGIDFSQDGIFLPLLYGIFFIIGTPLNLMALFGLYRLIQSENVLPVYVINLLIADLIQLLTLPLWIDYYANGHYWRFGPRSCQFMGLFFYISIYAGIFFMCIIALERHLAIARPLSFKHLRNLRFARWIALAIWILIAVPPTIAFDKLFPKQENYTLCIEKYPSEGSFITYRLITLLVSFIIPLSFIVCLHRETIRSLMAINSLLSEEKRSIRGLLTLLVAVFVTVLGPYHFIGCVKYVGLLIHSSACVWEKAVFVPYQLARGFLSLNSLLDPVFYIFLRRDFRAAAGNFLPCLGTVRTRSYRTEKQTSSSQCD from the coding sequence AGTGGCCTCACCAGCCTGAGCGTCCCATCAGCTGTGGGAAACGCTTGCGGAATCGACTTCAGTCAAGACGGCATCTTCCTTCCCCTCCTGTATGGGATCTTCTTCATCATCGGCACCCCTTTGAACCTGATGGCTCTCTTTGGGCTCTACAGACTAATACAATCGGAGAATGTTCTACCTGTGTACGTCATCAACCTGTTGATCGCAGATCTCATTCAACTCCTGACTTTGCCTTTATGGATAGATTACTATGCCAACGGACACTACTGGCGCTTCGGACCCCGGAGCTGTCAGTTTATGGgactgtttttttacattagCATATATGCCGGCATCTTCTTCATGTGTATCATTGCTCTAGAGCGTCACTTGGCCATCGCCAGACCTCTCAGCTTCAAGCATCTGCGTAACTTGAGGTTTGCCCGCTGGATAGCGCTCGCCATTTGGATACTAATTGCCGTGCCACCTACCATCGCGTTTGACAAGCTCTTTCCCAAGCAGGAAAATTATACTCTTTGTATCGAGAAGTATCCCTCAGAGGGCAGTTTTATCACCTACAGGCTGATTACTCTGCTTGTGTCCTTCATCATACCCCTGAGCTTCATTGTTTGTCTCCACAGAGAGACCATCCGCTCACTGATGGCAATCAACTCGCTTTTATCCGAGGAGAAGAGGAGTATCAGGGGTTTGCTCACCCTTCTGGTGGCTGTATTTGTCACGGTGCTGGGGCCCTATCATTTTATCGGCTGTGTGAAGTACGTCGGGCTGCTGATACACAGCAGTGCGTGCGTTTGGGAGAAGGCTGTGTTTGTGCCCTATCAGTTAGCACGAGGCTTTCTGAGCCTTAACAGCTTGCTGGATCCTGTGTTTTACATCTTTCTCCGCAGAGACTTCCGTGCCGCCGCCGGGAACTTCTTGCCCTGCCTGGGGACAGTGAGGACCAGATCGTATCGGACAGAGAAACAGACAAGCTCCAGTCAATGTGACTAA